The Sphingomonas sanxanigenens DSM 19645 = NX02 genome includes a region encoding these proteins:
- a CDS encoding RNA polymerase sigma factor, with product MSNQKELLTLHGQLLAGDLRAASKIVELVIAPLIAIVTRDVAGLHDRQDVEETCFDALFKYLDAPSGYNPQRAELTTYLAAIAKGKAKTLRRAQTRRTRHEGEYAAGDDANADAEAIDKDEGAMLRRLEWSRIHERFGDKLIKGPGDAEVFSLMATGEDSLSVYAKALGLSVDENGLSEAGKRVERIRGRVRRIGERMGA from the coding sequence ATGTCGAATCAAAAAGAATTGTTGACGCTGCACGGCCAGTTGCTGGCCGGTGATCTGCGTGCTGCCTCCAAAATCGTCGAATTGGTCATCGCGCCCTTGATTGCGATCGTGACTCGTGACGTGGCCGGGCTCCATGATCGCCAGGATGTGGAGGAAACCTGCTTCGACGCGCTATTCAAATATCTGGACGCGCCCAGCGGCTATAACCCTCAGCGCGCAGAGCTGACGACCTATCTCGCCGCCATCGCGAAGGGCAAGGCGAAGACGCTCCGCCGCGCGCAGACTCGCCGGACCAGGCACGAAGGCGAATATGCGGCAGGCGACGATGCGAACGCTGACGCCGAGGCGATAGATAAAGACGAGGGCGCGATGCTGCGCCGGCTCGAATGGAGCAGAATCCACGAACGATTCGGTGACAAACTGATCAAAGGCCCTGGGGACGCCGAGGTGTTTAGCCTCATGGCTACCGGTGAAGATTCGCTGTCCGTGTACGCGAAGGCGCTTGGGCTGTCGGTCGATGAGAACGGATTGAGCGAGGCGGGGAAGCGTGTGGAACGCATTAGGGGTCGAGTCCGCCGCATTGGTGAAAGGATGGGCGCATGA
- a CDS encoding ATP-binding protein has protein sequence MLIDVVSACIANLKKGEVTFWASDLLRKRSDARTKLEEIVNQTELEKVPSSWMKVSGLLWRMHRLKIFDRADADQLDVPAMLQPGRVNIIDLSDLDSPVLRNLAIAQVLRQLQTEQERAYELATAKGQTPTPVNLIIEEAHEFLSTARIRQMPTLYEQVARIAKRGRKRWLGLTFVTQLPQNLPDEVLALINNWILHKIQDESVVGRLRRTIPAIDQSMWRSLASLQPGQAVVSLAHMRRPIMTQIHSSTAKLRLES, from the coding sequence GTGCTGATCGATGTCGTTTCCGCCTGCATCGCGAACCTCAAAAAGGGTGAGGTCACCTTTTGGGCCAGCGATTTGCTGCGCAAACGGAGTGACGCGCGGACCAAGCTCGAAGAGATCGTGAATCAGACCGAACTCGAGAAAGTTCCGTCGAGCTGGATGAAGGTGTCTGGTCTGCTCTGGCGCATGCACCGGCTGAAGATTTTCGATCGTGCCGATGCCGACCAGCTCGATGTGCCGGCAATGCTTCAGCCTGGTCGGGTCAACATCATCGACCTTTCTGACTTGGACAGTCCGGTGCTGCGAAACCTCGCGATCGCGCAGGTGCTGCGACAGTTGCAGACTGAGCAAGAACGCGCTTATGAACTGGCAACAGCCAAGGGGCAGACGCCAACGCCGGTCAACCTCATCATCGAGGAAGCACACGAATTCCTGTCGACCGCCCGGATCCGGCAGATGCCGACGCTCTATGAACAGGTCGCGCGCATCGCGAAACGGGGGCGCAAGCGTTGGCTGGGCCTGACATTCGTCACGCAGCTGCCGCAAAATCTACCCGATGAAGTGTTGGCGCTAATCAACAATTGGATCCTGCATAAAATACAGGACGAGAGCGTCGTCGGCAGGCTGCGGCGGACCATCCCCGCCATCGATCAGAGCATGTGGCGCTCGCTCGCGTCGCTGCAGCCTGGACAGGCGGTCGTTAGCCTCGCGCATATGCGCCGCCCGATCATGACGCAGATCCATTCTTCAACGGCGAAACTGAGGCTGGAAAGCTGA
- a CDS encoding IS630 family transposase, translated as MRSGITFVVTAPDRARLEALVSARGSPQKHVWRARIVLLTDDGLGTVAIMAQTGKSKTCVWRWQERYMAEGVDGLLRDKTRPPGIAPLETTLVDKVVALTLEAPAQEATHWTVRAMAKAAGIAASSVVKIWHDHGLAPHRWRSFKLSNDKAFAEKLHDVVGLYVSPPAHAIVLSVDEKSQIQALDRTQPGLPLKRGRGATMTHDYKRNGTTTLFAALNVLDGSVIGRNMQRHRHQEFIRFLNAVEAELPSDKAVHVILDNYATHKQPKVRAWLARHPRWTFHFVPTSCSWLNAVEGFFAKLTRRRLKNGVFCSVVDLQAAINRFIKEHNQEPRPFVWKADPDHIIAAVRRGHQTLESIH; from the coding sequence ATGCGTAGTGGTATCACCTTCGTCGTCACGGCACCGGATCGGGCGCGGCTTGAAGCTCTCGTTTCGGCCCGTGGGTCGCCCCAGAAGCATGTATGGCGCGCGCGGATCGTCCTTTTGACGGATGATGGGCTGGGCACCGTTGCGATCATGGCGCAGACGGGCAAGTCGAAAACGTGCGTGTGGCGCTGGCAGGAGCGGTACATGGCCGAAGGTGTCGATGGCCTGCTCCGCGACAAAACCCGCCCCCCTGGCATCGCGCCGCTCGAGACGACGCTCGTCGACAAGGTTGTGGCGTTGACGCTCGAGGCGCCGGCTCAGGAGGCGACGCACTGGACGGTGCGCGCGATGGCCAAGGCGGCGGGCATCGCAGCGTCCTCGGTCGTGAAGATCTGGCACGACCACGGCCTCGCGCCGCATCGCTGGCGCAGCTTCAAGCTGTCCAACGACAAGGCGTTTGCCGAGAAGCTGCACGACGTGGTCGGCCTCTACGTCTCGCCGCCGGCGCACGCGATCGTGCTGTCGGTGGACGAGAAGAGCCAGATCCAGGCGCTCGACCGCACACAGCCGGGGTTGCCACTCAAGCGCGGCCGGGGGGCGACCATGACGCATGATTATAAGCGCAACGGGACGACCACGTTGTTCGCGGCGCTGAACGTCCTCGACGGCTCGGTGATCGGGCGCAACATGCAGCGGCATCGGCACCAGGAGTTCATCCGCTTCCTGAACGCGGTCGAGGCCGAACTGCCGTCAGACAAGGCCGTCCACGTCATCCTTGACAACTACGCCACCCACAAACAGCCGAAGGTTCGCGCCTGGCTCGCCCGGCATCCGCGCTGGACTTTCCACTTTGTGCCTACGTCGTGTTCCTGGTTGAACGCCGTCGAGGGCTTCTTCGCCAAGCTGACCCGCCGGCGCCTGAAGAACGGCGTCTTCTGCTCCGTCGTCGATCTCCAGGCCGCCATCAACCGCTTCATCAAAGAGCATAATCAGGAACCCAGGCCGTTTGTATGGAAGGCTGATCCCGATCACATTATCGCTGCCGTCAGGCGCGGGCACCAAACGTTGGAATCAATCCACTAG
- a CDS encoding HEPN domain-containing protein, with amino-acid sequence MGEFAEATGRANQPWKKNGRILKVILFGSYARDDWVDEPENGYQSDYDLLIIVSHPDLTDIADYWYVAEDKILRDTAITRPVNIIVHTLQEVNQALSRGEYFWVDIARDGIVLYELPGSALATPQPLTAADAYEMASTYFQDWLAKIDSGIKLASFALQEGELKDAAFLLHQVTERAYICYLLVRTLYFPRSHNIKFLRSLAEDSEPRLIEAWPRATRIDRRRFELLKRAYVEARYSASYEIGNDDLAALSQSVRALRDIVETVSRERVETLRTDAGL; translated from the coding sequence ATGGGCGAGTTCGCCGAGGCGACGGGGCGCGCGAACCAGCCGTGGAAGAAGAACGGCCGCATCCTTAAGGTCATCCTGTTCGGCAGCTATGCGCGGGACGATTGGGTCGATGAACCCGAGAATGGCTACCAGTCCGACTACGATCTGCTGATCATCGTCAGCCATCCCGATCTCACCGACATCGCCGACTACTGGTACGTCGCCGAGGACAAGATCCTGCGCGATACCGCGATCACGCGGCCAGTGAATATCATCGTCCATACCCTGCAGGAGGTGAACCAGGCGCTGAGCCGGGGCGAATATTTCTGGGTCGATATCGCTCGCGACGGGATCGTTCTCTACGAATTGCCAGGGAGTGCGCTTGCCACGCCGCAGCCGCTGACGGCGGCCGATGCCTATGAGATGGCGTCCACCTACTTCCAAGACTGGCTGGCCAAAATCGACAGCGGAATCAAACTGGCATCATTCGCACTCCAGGAAGGCGAATTGAAAGACGCGGCTTTCCTGCTCCATCAAGTAACGGAGCGGGCCTATATCTGCTACCTTCTCGTCCGCACTCTCTATTTCCCGCGCTCACACAACATCAAATTCCTGCGTTCGCTCGCCGAGGACAGCGAACCCCGCCTGATCGAGGCATGGCCCCGCGCGACCCGGATTGACCGCCGCCGCTTCGAGCTGCTGAAGCGCGCGTATGTCGAGGCCCGCTATTCGGCCAGCTACGAGATCGGCAATGACGACCTCGCCGCGCTTTCGCAGTCGGTCCGCGCTCTCCGCGATATCGTCGAGACTGTTTCGCGCGAACGCGTCGAAACGCTCCGGACAGACGCCGGCCTCTAA
- a CDS encoding conjugal transfer protein TraG, with amino-acid sequence MTPTKLLIGQILVVFAIVIAGVWAATQWAAAMLAYQPELGLPWFRLGNVPVYHPWALFGWWYHYDAYAPIVFDKAGMLAGASGFVGCAAAIFGSLWRARQSSNVTTYGSARWASPREIERAGLHRDAGVMLGTLGGRYLRHDGPEHIMAFAPTRSGKGVGLVVPTLLSWTGSTVVHDIKGENWTLTAGWRARFSHCLLFNPTDAASAHYNPLLEVRRGIDEVRDVQNIADILVDPEGALERRNHWEKTSHSLLVGAILQILYAEEEKTLARVASFLSDPQRSFVATLQRMMTTNHLGDDKNPRVHPVVASAARELLNKSENERSGVLSTAMSFLGLYRDPTVAEVTSRCDWRIADLIEAERPLSLYLVIPPSDISRTKPLIRLVLNQIGRRLTERLDQPGTSSRRHQFLMMLDEFPALGRLDFFETSLAFMAGYGIRAFLIAQSLNQIEKAYGEHNAILDNCHVRVAFATNDERTAKRISDALGTATEQRAMRNYAGHRLAPWLAHVMVSRQETARQLLTPGEVMQLSPDEELVLVSGLAPIRAFKLRYFRDPNFATRVAPAPVLASGQYVDRPKSRGDDWSNQVRGTDDRLHQAEDAAGGEDDGGMQQQRHPGLPEQVSKATDAAETRDPQIVPDDDDVAADKRAMDQAQGQNAVVRGHAINEGAKRDLIPDF; translated from the coding sequence GTGACACCCACCAAATTGCTCATCGGCCAGATCCTTGTCGTCTTCGCGATCGTCATCGCGGGGGTGTGGGCCGCGACACAGTGGGCAGCGGCAATGCTGGCCTATCAGCCCGAACTGGGGTTGCCGTGGTTCCGGCTTGGCAATGTGCCGGTCTATCATCCCTGGGCGCTGTTCGGCTGGTGGTATCACTATGATGCCTATGCCCCGATCGTCTTCGACAAGGCGGGCATGCTCGCTGGCGCCAGCGGTTTCGTCGGCTGCGCGGCGGCGATCTTCGGCTCGCTGTGGCGCGCGCGCCAGTCGAGCAACGTCACCACCTATGGTTCCGCCCGCTGGGCAAGCCCCCGCGAGATCGAGCGCGCCGGGCTGCATCGCGATGCGGGCGTCATGCTTGGCACGCTCGGCGGGCGCTATCTGCGCCATGACGGCCCCGAGCACATCATGGCGTTCGCGCCAACGCGATCGGGCAAGGGCGTGGGCCTTGTCGTGCCCACCTTGCTGTCCTGGACCGGCTCGACCGTCGTCCACGATATCAAGGGAGAGAACTGGACGCTGACCGCCGGATGGCGCGCGCGGTTCTCGCACTGCCTGCTCTTCAATCCCACCGACGCCGCGTCGGCGCATTACAATCCGCTGCTCGAAGTCCGGCGCGGCATCGACGAGGTGCGCGACGTCCAGAACATCGCCGATATCCTGGTCGATCCCGAGGGCGCGCTCGAACGCCGCAACCATTGGGAGAAAACCAGCCACTCGCTGCTGGTCGGGGCGATCCTCCAAATCCTCTACGCCGAGGAGGAGAAGACGCTGGCGCGGGTCGCTAGCTTCCTGTCCGATCCCCAGCGCAGCTTCGTCGCCACGCTCCAGCGGATGATGACCACCAATCATCTCGGCGACGACAAGAATCCCAGGGTCCATCCCGTCGTCGCCTCCGCCGCGCGCGAACTGCTCAACAAGAGCGAGAACGAGCGTTCGGGCGTGCTGTCGACGGCCATGTCCTTCCTCGGCCTCTATCGCGATCCGACCGTGGCCGAGGTTACCTCGCGCTGCGACTGGCGAATTGCCGACCTGATCGAGGCCGAGCGCCCCTTGTCGCTCTACCTCGTCATCCCGCCATCGGACATCAGCCGCACCAAGCCGCTGATCCGCCTTGTGCTCAACCAGATCGGCCGCCGCCTGACCGAGCGACTCGACCAGCCCGGAACATCCTCGCGCCGGCATCAGTTCCTGATGATGCTCGACGAGTTCCCGGCATTGGGCCGCCTCGACTTCTTCGAAACCAGCCTCGCCTTCATGGCCGGCTACGGCATCCGCGCCTTCCTGATCGCCCAAAGCCTCAACCAGATCGAGAAGGCCTATGGCGAACACAACGCCATCCTCGACAATTGCCATGTCCGCGTCGCCTTCGCGACCAATGACGAGCGCACCGCCAAGCGCATTTCCGACGCGCTCGGCACCGCGACCGAGCAACGCGCCATGCGCAACTATGCCGGCCACCGGCTCGCGCCCTGGCTCGCGCACGTCATGGTCAGCCGCCAGGAGACCGCCCGCCAGCTCCTGACGCCGGGCGAGGTCATGCAGCTTTCCCCCGACGAAGAACTTGTGCTCGTCTCCGGGCTCGCGCCGATCCGGGCGTTCAAGCTGCGCTACTTCCGCGATCCCAACTTCGCGACGCGCGTCGCGCCCGCGCCGGTGCTGGCGTCAGGCCAATATGTCGATCGGCCGAAGTCGCGCGGCGACGACTGGTCCAACCAGGTGCGCGGCACCGATGACCGGCTGCACCAGGCGGAGGACGCCGCAGGCGGCGAGGACGATGGCGGTATGCAGCAGCAGCGCCATCCCGGCCTTCCCGAACAGGTTTCCAAGGCGACCGACGCCGCCGAAACGCGCGATCCCCAGATCGTGCCCGACGACGACGATGTCGCCGCCGACAAGCGCGCCATGGACCAGGCGCAAGGGCAAAACGCCGTCGTCCGGGGTCATGCCATCAACGAGGGCGCGAAGCGCGACCTCATACCGGATTTCTGA
- a CDS encoding IS5 family transposase, whose protein sequence is MRGGDYRSEGLFSYVSCEARVPANHPLRAIRAIVDEALEVMSADFDAMYSRIGRPSIAPEKLLRALLLQAFYTIRSERQLMEQMDYNLLFRWFVGLAMDAPIWDVTVFTKNRERLLAGDIAARFLSAIVGQSRVQALLSDDHFSVDGTLIEAWASMKSFKPKDGEASGGDDDDSASGTGQSGQAKAKGRNAERDFHGEKRTNATHASTTDPDARLFKKARGQAARLCHMAHVLMENRHGLVVDATLTHATGTAEREAALTMLSRMKGRHRITLAADKAYDTAGFVAALRDIGVTPHVAQNNANRRSAIDRRTTRHPGYAVSMRIRKRIEEVFGWAKTSGNLRKTRHRGQDRVGWNFTLTAAAYNLVRLPKLMARA, encoded by the coding sequence ATGCGCGGCGGCGATTACCGGAGCGAAGGCCTGTTTTCCTACGTGAGCTGCGAAGCCCGGGTCCCGGCGAACCATCCACTTCGGGCGATTCGCGCGATCGTCGACGAAGCTCTCGAGGTGATGTCCGCTGATTTCGATGCGATGTATTCGCGCATTGGCCGGCCATCGATCGCGCCCGAGAAGTTGCTGCGCGCATTGCTCCTGCAGGCTTTCTATACGATCCGCTCGGAACGCCAGCTCATGGAGCAGATGGATTATAACCTGCTTTTCCGCTGGTTCGTCGGCCTGGCGATGGATGCGCCGATCTGGGATGTGACGGTCTTCACCAAGAACCGGGAGAGGCTGCTGGCCGGGGACATCGCCGCCAGGTTCCTGTCCGCGATCGTAGGGCAGTCTCGTGTGCAGGCGCTCCTGTCAGACGACCACTTCTCGGTGGATGGCACCCTGATCGAAGCGTGGGCCAGCATGAAGAGCTTCAAGCCCAAGGACGGCGAGGCTTCGGGCGGTGACGACGACGACAGCGCTTCGGGCACCGGTCAGAGCGGACAGGCAAAGGCCAAGGGGCGGAACGCCGAACGCGATTTCCATGGCGAGAAGCGAACCAACGCCACCCACGCCTCCACCACCGATCCTGACGCCCGCCTGTTCAAGAAGGCACGCGGCCAAGCCGCGAGGCTGTGCCACATGGCCCACGTCCTGATGGAGAACCGGCATGGCCTCGTCGTCGATGCGACGCTCACTCACGCCACGGGCACGGCCGAACGGGAGGCCGCGCTGACCATGCTTTCCCGCATGAAAGGGCGCCATCGCATCACGCTGGCGGCGGACAAAGCCTACGATACAGCCGGATTCGTCGCCGCCTTACGCGACATTGGCGTTACCCCGCACGTCGCCCAGAACAATGCCAACAGGCGATCCGCTATCGATAGACGCACCACCCGGCACCCTGGCTACGCCGTTTCGATGCGGATCAGGAAACGGATCGAAGAGGTCTTTGGCTGGGCCAAGACCAGCGGAAACCTGCGCAAGACCCGGCATCGAGGGCAGGACCGCGTAGGATGGAACTTCACGCTGACCGCTGCGGCGTACAATCTGGTTCGTCTGCCAAAACTGATGGCGAGGGCGTAG
- a CDS encoding Z1 domain-containing protein — MTHVLDLAKFKAKAKLNGRYSKQLIRLQTADIPTTSIETAVSGAIANLAMASTSALVIYGEPQSGKTEMMICLTAKLLDDGHKIIVHLMNDSVDLLTQNLRRFKASALAPAPRNSSELLQTANGQKPAELVVFCKKNARDLEKLIERLKDMGKVVVIDDEADYATPNSKVNQGTKTTINDLVGQLIGSDGFYIGVTATPARLDLNNTFKNDTEKWVSFPPHAKYTGQDVFFPLDKKVPYRLTYLQQGGNPQEARDALVRFLVAAAYLNVVVNDEEKNYTMLVHTSGKKLDHEADRITIEEAVHALTEADSTDFETLVTSVYATAQQLYPAADPDELTGYVVENASRTSLVVLNSERDRKAAGDSATEPSSPFTIIIGGNIVSRGVTFPNLLSMFFTRNVQHKLQQDTYIQRARMFGARGAYLEHFELTIPTQLYADWHRCFVFHRLALATVKSELGSPVWIGDSRVSVASDPSIDKATVALDKGEMSFGMFDYTDELDTIVLANQTSVATLDALRAQLGNDALPQFLIEYITAVTAGGGGTLAIHTASSIAGSADANQAAISRDKGFMGKSQLEPKKFPTAVHHVKIFFNAAGRAKLFYKYKGSLQFIQNLNDPLAA, encoded by the coding sequence GTGACGCATGTACTCGATCTCGCGAAATTCAAGGCCAAGGCCAAACTCAATGGTCGATATTCCAAGCAGCTGATACGCTTGCAGACCGCGGATATCCCCACGACAAGCATCGAGACCGCGGTCAGCGGCGCGATCGCCAATTTAGCGATGGCCAGCACGTCGGCCCTCGTCATTTATGGCGAGCCGCAGAGCGGCAAGACCGAGATGATGATCTGCCTGACGGCGAAACTGCTCGACGACGGGCACAAGATCATTGTCCATCTCATGAACGACAGCGTCGACCTGCTGACGCAGAACTTGCGTCGCTTCAAGGCATCCGCCCTGGCCCCGGCCCCGCGTAATTCCTCCGAATTGCTGCAGACGGCCAACGGCCAAAAGCCGGCCGAACTGGTCGTTTTCTGCAAGAAGAACGCGCGCGACCTCGAGAAGCTGATCGAACGACTGAAGGACATGGGCAAGGTCGTCGTGATCGACGACGAAGCGGATTATGCCACACCGAACTCCAAGGTGAACCAGGGCACGAAGACGACCATCAACGATCTCGTAGGCCAGCTCATCGGCAGCGATGGCTTCTACATTGGCGTTACCGCGACACCCGCGCGGCTCGACCTCAACAACACGTTCAAGAACGACACCGAAAAGTGGGTGAGCTTCCCGCCGCATGCAAAATATACAGGGCAGGACGTCTTCTTCCCGCTGGACAAGAAGGTGCCTTATCGCCTCACCTATCTTCAGCAGGGTGGAAATCCCCAGGAGGCCAGGGACGCGCTCGTCCGCTTCCTCGTCGCCGCCGCATATCTCAACGTCGTCGTGAACGACGAAGAGAAGAACTACACGATGCTCGTACACACGAGCGGCAAGAAGCTCGATCATGAAGCCGACCGCATCACCATCGAGGAAGCGGTGCATGCCTTGACGGAAGCCGATAGCACAGACTTCGAAACGCTTGTCACAAGCGTCTATGCGACAGCCCAGCAGCTTTATCCGGCGGCCGATCCCGATGAGCTCACCGGCTATGTTGTCGAGAATGCCTCGCGCACCAGCCTGGTGGTGCTGAACAGCGAGCGCGACCGGAAGGCGGCGGGCGATAGCGCCACCGAGCCTTCCTCACCGTTCACGATTATCATCGGCGGCAATATCGTTTCGCGCGGCGTCACCTTTCCGAACCTGCTGTCGATGTTCTTCACCCGCAACGTGCAGCACAAGCTGCAACAGGATACCTATATTCAGCGCGCGCGCATGTTCGGTGCGCGTGGCGCTTATCTCGAGCATTTCGAGCTGACGATCCCGACTCAGCTTTATGCCGACTGGCACCGATGCTTCGTTTTTCACCGGCTTGCGCTCGCGACGGTCAAGAGCGAACTGGGATCGCCGGTGTGGATCGGCGACAGCCGCGTATCGGTCGCGTCCGATCCCAGCATCGACAAGGCAACTGTCGCGCTCGACAAAGGCGAGATGTCGTTCGGCATGTTCGACTATACGGACGAGCTGGACACGATCGTTCTCGCCAATCAGACGAGCGTCGCCACCTTGGATGCGCTTCGCGCGCAGCTCGGCAACGACGCCCTGCCGCAATTTCTGATCGAATATATTACAGCGGTGACCGCTGGTGGCGGCGGCACGCTGGCGATCCATACTGCTTCGTCCATTGCTGGATCGGCCGACGCCAATCAGGCCGCGATCTCTCGCGACAAGGGGTTTATGGGCAAGAGCCAGCTTGAGCCGAAGAAATTTCCGACCGCCGTTCACCATGTGAAGATCTTCTTCAACGCCGCTGGGCGGGCGAAGCTGTTCTACAAATACAAGGGGAGCCTGCAGTTCATCCAGAACCTCAACGACCCGCTGGCGGCGTGA
- a CDS encoding DUF6088 family protein, giving the protein MRGPSLDLKPQILDRIATVPGAVWTPVDFLDLGPRAGIDKALQRLVKTQELDRLDRGLYYLPRFNSLTGRSSTPETRAVVDAVGRRDQARLVVDGMTAANDLGLTTAVPGQVVVQSDARLRPIQLGNQKITFKQAAPSRLFWAGRPAMRIVQALHWLQDIINSHQDGDVTTRLHSLLSDPARGQLIRDDLRDGLPTLPIWMQSYLRDLLESADPTLALPLGRPVKRSTSPKLPTSKRGGQKLSSTSVAPAGAPTGQKNTDRGGSTKAPS; this is encoded by the coding sequence ATGCGTGGTCCTTCACTCGATCTCAAACCACAGATTCTCGACCGCATCGCCACCGTCCCCGGCGCAGTGTGGACGCCGGTGGATTTTCTCGATCTCGGGCCGCGCGCTGGGATCGACAAGGCACTCCAGCGATTGGTGAAGACCCAGGAGCTGGATCGCCTCGATCGAGGACTCTACTATTTGCCGCGCTTCAACAGTCTGACCGGTCGAAGCAGCACGCCTGAGACCCGGGCGGTCGTTGACGCGGTAGGCCGGCGCGATCAGGCCCGGCTCGTTGTCGATGGCATGACGGCGGCGAACGATCTGGGGCTGACGACGGCTGTTCCGGGGCAGGTCGTAGTCCAAAGCGATGCCCGGCTGCGCCCGATCCAGCTAGGCAATCAGAAAATCACATTCAAACAGGCCGCGCCGAGCCGGCTCTTTTGGGCTGGACGGCCAGCCATGCGGATCGTTCAGGCACTGCACTGGCTTCAAGACATCATCAACTCGCACCAGGATGGGGATGTGACGACACGCCTCCACAGCCTTCTCAGCGACCCGGCACGAGGGCAATTGATCCGTGATGATCTCCGCGATGGTTTGCCAACGCTCCCTATCTGGATGCAGTCCTATCTGCGTGACTTGCTTGAAAGCGCCGATCCCACACTGGCCCTGCCGCTCGGTCGACCGGTGAAACGGTCGACTTCGCCGAAGCTCCCGACATCGAAGAGGGGAGGGCAGAAGCTGAGCAGCACGTCCGTCGCGCCCGCCGGCGCACCCACAGGTCAGAAAAATACCGATCGCGGCGGATCGACGAAGGCACCCTCATGA
- a CDS encoding helicase HerA domain-containing protein, with product MSKASRDNGGRVGSTSEMIDPASASRTAVRNLIETSEKAGGQKKLPPIYDGSFGRTLYDTSGSSDGSVTVVMPPDKILDVTSQALLRVESHPDGRRYVGTVSAGPFYDPDGISADSTAMVISAVNGAIGMPGHHGRLQLQLLGEERGGRIGPANRRPIPNSPVFLVDDAEMSSILGLEGDFAIGRVMGHETVDVPIPVHKKSVLYRHTGVLGTTGGGKSTTITNYAAGIAAEGAAVILLDTEGEYTTMHEVTADADMLALAKAQGLPIKGVPDTHVLTLVGREPSNPDHPSHTEFTLDFSVLSPWTAIEILGMNDAQQGRFLAAYDIGRRLLGDINVFPIKKDAESERQALDWDEMESGYPHLTLVD from the coding sequence ATGTCAAAAGCGAGCCGAGACAATGGTGGAAGGGTCGGTAGTACATCCGAGATGATTGATCCTGCGTCCGCGAGCAGGACAGCGGTACGGAATCTGATCGAGACGTCGGAGAAAGCCGGCGGCCAGAAAAAGCTTCCCCCCATTTACGATGGATCCTTCGGGCGCACGCTATACGATACATCAGGCTCATCGGATGGTTCGGTGACGGTCGTGATGCCGCCTGATAAGATACTGGACGTGACGTCTCAGGCGCTCCTTCGCGTCGAAAGCCATCCTGACGGTCGTCGCTATGTCGGGACCGTTTCAGCTGGGCCCTTCTACGATCCCGATGGCATAAGCGCCGACTCCACCGCGATGGTGATCTCGGCGGTCAACGGCGCGATCGGAATGCCGGGTCACCACGGGCGACTCCAACTGCAGTTGCTCGGGGAAGAAAGAGGGGGCCGCATTGGGCCTGCCAATCGCAGGCCGATCCCGAACTCACCGGTATTCCTCGTCGATGATGCGGAGATGTCCTCAATCCTCGGTTTGGAGGGTGACTTCGCCATCGGCCGCGTCATGGGCCACGAAACAGTCGATGTGCCGATCCCTGTTCACAAGAAGTCGGTGCTATATCGTCATACAGGGGTCCTCGGCACTACGGGCGGCGGAAAATCCACGACGATCACTAACTATGCCGCAGGTATCGCGGCGGAGGGCGCGGCGGTCATCCTGCTCGACACGGAGGGCGAATACACCACGATGCATGAGGTGACTGCGGACGCTGATATGTTAGCCCTCGCCAAGGCTCAGGGTCTTCCGATCAAGGGTGTGCCCGACACCCATGTACTGACGCTCGTCGGCCGGGAACCGAGCAATCCCGACCACCCGTCCCACACCGAGTTCACGCTTGATTTCAGTGTGCTTTCGCCATGGACAGCGATCGAGATTCTCGGGATGAATGACGCACAGCAAGGACGGTTCCTCGCGGCCTATGACATCGGTCGACGTCTGCTGGGCGACATCAATGTCTTTCCGATCAAGAAGGATGCCGAGTCAGAACGGCAGGCGCTGGATTGGGACGAAATGGAGTCGGGCTATCCTCACCTGACCCTAGTGGATTGA